A segment of the Marinitoga sp. 1197 genome:
ATAAGGATTATAAGAATATAGTTTTGTTATTTGAAGAAGCCCATAGATATATTAATGAAGATGATAAAAATGATTATAAATTAGGAAGTTATTATATTGAAAGATTGGCAAGAGAAGGAAGAAAATTTGGAATAAGCTTAATAATTTCCAGCCAGCGACCATCAGAATTATCAAAAACGATAATTTCTCAGTGTAATTCTTATATTATTCATAGAATTACAAATAAAAATGATTTGGAAGTAGTTTCTAAAATAGTTGGCGTGAGTAATAAAAATTTATTGGATATTGTTCCTGTGTTAGAAAAACAAAATGCATTAGTTTTAGGAGAAGCTTTTATTATTCCCGAAATAGTTAAAATTTTTGATGCTGACCCATTACCATTAAGTCATGATCCTGAAGTTATAAAGAGCTGGAGAAGTTGAAGACTCAATCTAAATTGGTTAAAATGTATTTTTCAAGTGAACGGAGGCTCTTTCCGATAAAACTTGAAGTTCTTTTATTAAATATAATGTATCCTATAGGTTTTTATTATATTGTTCTATATTATTGGTTCAAAATATTTTATATTAACATTTTTAATCATTTTTATCAAATAAGAACAGAAAGAATCAAAAGAAAAGTAAAAAAATAAAATTCTTATATGGTCTTACTCCAAATAGGTGGGTATACCGAGTTTGACTAAAATAAATAAGAATGTTTCTAGTTTTGATATCTACCATCTTTTCAATGCATTTGTTTTAGTATATTAATATAGATTAAAATTTTGTTGGATATTTTGGATACCTATACTAATGGAGGAATTTATGATAAAATCATAATATGTCAAACAAAAGCTATAAAAAATTGACTCAATAATAAAAAGGTCAAAAAGTTTAACCTTTTGAAAAAAGAAATAATTATAGAAATAGCAGAAAAGTTATTTGAAATAAACAAGTCGGGAAAGTTTTTATTTGCGTAAGATTCATAATTATTTGGAGGAAAAGAAAATGAAAATAAAAAAATTAAAGGTTAAAAATTTTAAAAGTTTTAATGAATTAGAAGTTGAACTCAAAAATTTCAATGTATTAATAGGTGCGAATGCTGCTGGAAAATCCAATTTCATTCATATTTTTGAATTTTTAAGAGATATCGCGCAAAGTTGGGGTTAGATAACGCCATTTCCATACAAGGTGATGTTGAATATATTAGAAATATAAATGTTGGTTCAACTGAAAATTTATCTATAGAATCTGTGTTTTCTTTTGATAAAGAGAGAGTTTTTATTGAAAATATCAATGATGAATTTTTCTTAATAAAAATTCATGAAATATTTTATGAATTTGAATTAGAGTTTTACAAAAGAAGTTCAAGATATAAAATTGTGAAAGATAAATTGATTCAAAAACTTAAATTTTTTAGGTCTGAAGAAAAGAGTAAAAAACTGAAAGAAGATAAATTTCTTGGTGAGGGAAAACTCATTATTTCAAGAGAAAATAATGGTAAAATAAAAATAAACCTTGAACGTCCTGATGATATTCCCATAAAAGAAGATAGTATATATCCACAATTTTTTATAAAAGAAAAGTTATCTAATAATATTCTTTTGATTAATACTCCTTATTTTATTATTCCATTTCCTTTGATAGAAGTTTTTGGAGATATTTCGATTTATGATTTTGATCCAAAACTGCCAAAAAAAGCTATTCCAATTACAGGAAAAGCCGAATTAGAGGAGGATGGAAGTAACTTATCAATCATTCTCAATAATATTATAAAAAATATAAATAAAAAAAAGAAGCTTTTTAATCTTGTAAAAGACATTTTGCCATTTATATCTAATCTTGACGTAGAAAAATTAGCAGAAAAGTATTTTAAAAATAATTATATACCTGCATCTTTGATCTCTGATGGAACTATAAATATAATAGCTCTAATTATAACCTTATATTTTGAGAAAAAAAACTTAACTATTATTGAAGAACCAGAACGGAATATTCATCCTTATCTTATTTCAAAAATGGTAGAAATGATGAAGGATGCTTCACATAAGAAGCAAATTATTGTTACTACCCATAATCCAGAAATAGTAAAATATGCAGATTTAAATAGTATTTTATTTGTTTCTCGTGATGATAAGGGATTTTCTACAATTTCCAGACCGGCTGATAAAGAAGAAGTAAAAATATTTTTAGAAAATGAAATAGGAATTGAAGAACTATTTATTCAGGATTTACTCGGGGGGTAATTTTATGAGTTTTAAGCAATTATATATTTTTGTTGAATGAGAGGATGATAAAAGATTTTTTGACAATATTATAAAACTTGAATTATCCGAGAAATATGATTCGATAAATATTATAAGATATGCAAAAATGAAAAAGGAAAAGGTTAATAATTTTATTATAAGCATAAAAAAAATGAATGCAGATTATATTTTTGCTCGCGATATTGATAATACCCATAGTTAAAAATACTGATGAAATTACAAAGGAATCGTTTAATAATATGATTTCTGATAGATTTGATTCACGTATAACTTTTATGATCGAAATTTAAAAAAATTTTTCTATTAAAATTGCAATTCAAAAAAACAAAAAAAACAAATCGTTTAAATATTTTATTGAGAAAATGAATATCATAGCTGATTAAAATATACATTGAAAAAACTAAAAAATAAAACAATTGGGTCCTTTGGATTTTAATGAATAATAATCCAATAACAAAAACCGGGGTTGCCCCGGTTTTTGTTATTGGATTAAATCAAAGAGTTCATTGGTTGTTGTATCAAGTGGAGTGGAAATGAAGTTACTGAAATGTGATATAATTCAATTGGGGAGGCGAAAACGATGAAAAAATTACCAATAGGAGTACAAGATTATAAAAAAATAATAGAAAGAGATTTTATATATATAGACAAAACAGAATATATATACAAATTAGTAAGTTCTGAAGTGCCAATATTTCTCTCAAGACCAAGGAGATTTGGAAAAAGCCTAACAATATCAACATTGTATTATTTATTCAAAGGAGAAAAAGAATTATTTAAAGATACATACATATATGACAAATGGGAATTTAAAGAATATCCCATAATTAGGATAAATTTACTTGATGTTGTAAGCGAAAATGAAAAAGAATTAAAAGAAGGATTATTAAAAATAATAAAAGATGAAGGGAAAAAATATGGTATAGAAATAAAAAACGATCACTATAAATATGCATTTGATGATTTAATAATAGAATTATCCAAAAAAGGAAAAGTGGTAATATTAGTAGACGAATATGAAAAACCAATATTGGATAATATAAATAACAAAGAAATGGCAGAAAAGTATAGAAATGTGTTAAGAAATTTTTATGTAACAATAAAATCAAAAGATGAATA
Coding sequences within it:
- a CDS encoding ATP-binding protein, with protein sequence MNTNRSKKDNDKIDEYMKNRWDGWMGTLLYRIERIVEDEVIFKILEYEPEKKNIIEKIMEDNENEIFIIEADFDKDELDIIVFLFSKILYKLKVENKDYKNIVLLFEEAHRYINEDDKNDYKLGSYYIERLAREGRKFGISLIISSQRPSELSKTIISQCNSYIIHRITNKNDLEVVSKIVGVSNKNLLDIVPVLEKQNALVLGEAFIIPEIVKIFDADPLPLSHDPEVIKSWRS
- a CDS encoding AAA family ATPase — its product is MKIKKLKVKNFKSFNELEVELKNFNVLIGANAAGKSNFIHIFEFLRDIAQSWG
- a CDS encoding AAA family ATPase, whose protein sequence is MGLDNAISIQGDVEYIRNINVGSTENLSIESVFSFDKERVFIENINDEFFLIKIHEIFYEFELEFYKRSSRYKIVKDKLIQKLKFFRSEEKSKKLKEDKFLGEGKLIISRENNGKIKINLERPDDIPIKEDSIYPQFFIKEKLSNNILLINTPYFIIPFPLIEVFGDISIYDFDPKLPKKAIPITGKAELEEDGSNLSIILNNIIKNINKKKKLFNLVKDILPFISNLDVEKLAEKYFKNNYIPASLISDGTINIIALIITLYFEKKNLTIIEEPERNIHPYLISKMVEMMKDASHKKQIIVTTHNPEIVKYADLNSILFVSRDDKGFSTISRPADKEEVKIFLENEIGIEELFIQDLLGG